ATCCGCCGGCGCCTGCCCGAAGTGCTCGCGCTCCACCCGGAGTTCCAACCGATCGTCGAGCAGGGCGTCGCGGGCGGGCAGACGGCGCGCGTCGAGGAACTGCTCGTGCGGGCCGAGGCGCTGGAGCCGGATCTCGCCCCGCCCGTCTCGGTCTGGCTGCACGGGGACTTCAACGCCAACAACGTCCTCTACCACGAACGCACGGGCCAGGTGAAGTTCATCGACGTGCACCGCTCGCGGCTCGGGGATTACCTCCAGGACATCAGCGTGTTTCTGCTGTCGATGGAACGCCGGCCGGGTATCGCCGGGCCGGTCGCGGACGACGTCGCGGCGATCAACGAGCTGGTGGAAGGCTTCGCCCGCCGGTTTGGGGCGGAACACGGCGACGCGGCGTTCGAGCGGCGTCTCCATCTCAGTCTCGCCCGGTCGTGCATCACGTCCTGCCGGGTCGTGGCCGACCCGGCGCATTCGGAGCGCCTCCTCCGCCGCGGGCTCGGATTGCTCTCGAGCGTGACGGATCCGGCATGATCCCGTCTGACGCGGGACGAACGGCGCTGCGCGTCGCGGTCGCCGGCGTTCCCGGCGCGTGGTCGACGGAGCGGCTTCGCGACGCGCTCGCCGCGTGCGGCGCGGATGCGATCACGGTCGATCCGTCCGCGTGCGCGGTCGATCTCGGCGACGGGGCCGTGTGGTGCGAGGGTGTGGACCTCGGCACGCTGGACGGCGTGGTGGTGAAGAAGCTCGGCGCGACGACGGACCCGCTCGCGCCGAGCCGCGTGCAGCTGCTGTACCAGCTGGAGCACCGGGGCGTGCGGGTGTTCAGCCGGGCGCGGGCGATCGGCGAGGTGAACGACCGCTATCGCATGACCCAGCGGCTCGGGCAGAACGGGCTGCCCATCCCGCGGACCGTGGTCACGGAGTCCGTCTGGGCGGCCGATCAGGTGATTCGCGACTGGGGGCGGGTGGTGGTGAAGCCGCTGTTCACCTCCAAGGGCAGAGGCATGCTGCTGCTCGACCGTGAGCATCCCCGCCGGCTGGCGCTGCGGCGCTGGCGGCGGAACTGGCGGATGCCGTACTACCTCCAGGAGTTCGTGCCGGGCGCCGGGCGGGACATCGGGGTCGTCGTCTTGGACGGACGCGTCCTCGGCGCATACTATCGCGTCGCCGAAGGCGGCAAATGGCTGACGACGACCGCGGCGGGCGGCCGCTACGCGCCGTGCCCGGTCACACCGGAGATGGGCCAGGTGGCCGTGCGGGCCGCCGGCGTGTTCGGCCTCGAGTTCACCGGCGTCGATCTCGTCGAGGCGTCCGGCGGATATCTTGTGTACGAAGTGAGTGCGTTCGGCGGGTTCGCCGGTCTCTGGCGGTCCCAGGGCATCGACGCCGCCAAGGCGTACGCGGAGTACGTGGTGCACGCCCTGATGAGGAGCAGGCAGCATGGACGAGCTGGCGTCGGTTCGCCGCACCTATCGGCCTGACCACGCGCTCGCCCTGCGGATCGGCGACGTGCCGATCGGCCTGTACGCCGGCGCGGCGCAGATCGCGGCCCGGCTGCGCGATTATTTTGCGCCGTACCTGACGGCGGCCGTGCCGCGCGACGCCCCGGCCGTGCACCTCGTCCTGGCCGAACCGGTCTACGACGCCGCCCGGCTGCGGGATGTTCCGCGGCGGATGCGCGAGCAGGGCGTGAAGGAAGCCTTCTACGACGGGGACGGCGTCCGCGTCGTCGTCAAGCGCCGCACCGGCGTGGCGATTTACGTGGCGGAGCCCGAGCACTACGTGGCCGGCGACCTCACCCGCAACTTCAATCAAGTCGTCAATCTGATCATGACCGTGTACGCCAAGTCGATGCTCCGGCGCGGCTACATCATGCTCCACGCCTCCGCGATCATTGGCGCGTACGACGGGGTGGCGTTTGCCTCGGCGTCCGGGTTCGGCAAGTCGACCGTCGCCCTGGCGCTGGTCGAGCGCCATCAGCATCTCGTGACAAACGACCGGCTGTTCGCGCGCGCGGCCGGCGACGGCACGGTCGAGATGGTCGGGGTGCCGAAGAAGCCGCGGGTGAACCCCGGCACGCTGCTCCGGATTCAGAGTTTGACGCCGCTCGTCTCCGATGAGGAACGCGCGCGCTATGGGTCCATGCGTCCGGAGGAGCTCTGGGCCATCGAGCGCAAGCACGACGTCGACGTCGAGGCCCTCTACGGTCCCGGCACCATGCGTCTCTCCGGCCGCCTGCGGGCCGTTTTCCTGCTGCGCTGGAGTCCCCTGGACCGGGGTTGGAACGTGCGGACGCTGCCGGCCGGCGACCGCGCCGCGGCGCTCGAGCCGCTGCTCAAGACCGCCGGCGTGTACGACCTCGCGCCGCGGTCGCCGGCGGAGCAGCACCTCGTCCTCCGGGGCGTGGCCGACGGAGTCGCGGTGTACGACGTGCGGGGGCGGGCCGACGTCGACCGGCTGGCCGACTTGGTGCTCGAGCGCGCGCTCAGCCGGCCCCACGCGGGCAACTTCTAGCCGGCTTTCCTTTCCGGGTTTCTTTCGCCGTCCCCACACACAACGATCACGGTGAGTTAATATGCGCGCCCTATCCTCAGGGCAGCGGACCGGCGCCTCAAACACGGGTTCGAATGAGAGGGCGCGATGCTGCCCGACATGATGCCGGACGGGCCACGGTGGTGGGAGGATGTACGGGCGGCGCTGGTGATCGCGCTGGTGATCGCGCTCGTGTTCGGCGCCGCGTCGTACTTCGTGTGGGTGATGGGCCCGTAGATGGACGAGGACGGAACGATGCCGGGATTCGCGCGGATTCGGATGGGAGAACGCAAGAAGATCGCCCTGATCGCCCACGATAACAAGAAGGACGATCTGATCGCGTGGATGCGGTACAACCGCGACCTGCTGACCCGGCACGAACTGTGCGCCACGCGGACGACGGGCCGGTTGATCCAGCAGGCGCTCGGCCTTTTCGGCCGCCGAGTTTCACAGCGGCCCGCTCGGCGGCGACCAGCAAATCGGCGCCAAGATCGTGGCGGGCCCGTCGCCTGCAATCGCGCGACCGCGGATTTCATGATCTCGTCCCCGCTGAGGGCCGAGGAATACGAGCGCCTGGTCGAGCCCTACGACGAT
The sequence above is a segment of the bacterium genome. Coding sequences within it:
- a CDS encoding HprK-related kinase B; translation: MDELASVRRTYRPDHALALRIGDVPIGLYAGAAQIAARLRDYFAPYLTAAVPRDAPAVHLVLAEPVYDAARLRDVPRRMREQGVKEAFYDGDGVRVVVKRRTGVAIYVAEPEHYVAGDLTRNFNQVVNLIMTVYAKSMLRRGYIMLHASAIIGAYDGVAFASASGFGKSTVALALVERHQHLVTNDRLFARAAGDGTVEMVGVPKKPRVNPGTLLRIQSLTPLVSDEERARYGSMRPEELWAIERKHDVDVEALYGPGTMRLSGRLRAVFLLRWSPLDRGWNVRTLPAGDRAAALEPLLKTAGVYDLAPRSPAEQHLVLRGVADGVAVYDVRGRADVDRLADLVLERALSRPHAGNF
- a CDS encoding RimK family alpha-L-glutamate ligase, with protein sequence MIPSDAGRTALRVAVAGVPGAWSTERLRDALAACGADAITVDPSACAVDLGDGAVWCEGVDLGTLDGVVVKKLGATTDPLAPSRVQLLYQLEHRGVRVFSRARAIGEVNDRYRMTQRLGQNGLPIPRTVVTESVWAADQVIRDWGRVVVKPLFTSKGRGMLLLDREHPRRLALRRWRRNWRMPYYLQEFVPGAGRDIGVVVLDGRVLGAYYRVAEGGKWLTTTAAGGRYAPCPVTPEMGQVAVRAAGVFGLEFTGVDLVEASGGYLVYEVSAFGGFAGLWRSQGIDAAKAYAEYVVHALMRSRQHGRAGVGSPHLSA